The sequence agttcagaactcaactcagatttacagaatcaggactgtcagatacagttaaccagTTATCGGAATTCAATACTTAGCGTAAGaaaatctcagttacaatttatatatatatgtgtgtgtgtgtgtatgcacAGATTGCATTCTTAGTATTTACAGTATTCTCAAATTCTCCACGTAATCTCATGTTCAGTTGTTCTCATTCAATCAGTTATatcctcatgcatatgaacccttgcattcagccttacctcatctagaataccagtacattcccacgtactgacgcatacttttctgcgctatgatgtttcatatcataggttcggacgctcaggttcccgatcacGTATAGTAGATTCAGgttcagtcagcagcagtagatttagcagtaagtcctcatcattcgaggatattatactatttcatattttcaatagatgtattagtccagtagatggagttagttgggggattgtcccatcaactctactttcagacagattcagttagaggcttttcagactagttttcagacagtgttcagtttttatcagatgttatttatcagtatttcagatgttttgaaccttatagaatttcaacctattttctgcattaattatagtattattacttagtgctcatagcagataacattcatgggttatcttgtgttccttcggggttgtaagcaccgtgtgacgagtATGGGGTAGTGTCGGATCGTTACAAGTAACTTATTCATCCcatctaaattattattttatgcttTTTCACGTCCACTACGAGAAACaataaatacaagatattatttattatattataatatcaaaagaactatgaagttgtagttgaaaatcattgcaaactttaattttgtattaaaagttagcttgaatttttttttgagttaaagtgattgttgatttaaaatgaaggaagttttaattaaatagtaatcTAACAAGTGTCAAgaagaaatcaattataaaaaTCCAAGTGGAATGGCCGTAACGAAAAGAATAAgggtgaaaataaaaatatgtaacaaAAAGACACTATTAATTGCCATGTGTAATAATTTCAtttcactaaaaaattaaaataccaaaaaaattctTGTGAGGACTACAAAAATATCAAGATCTAAGCCTCTTGGGAAACAACTGGAGGTTGTCCTCCAGCTTGCCAGAGTATTTATGAGAACAACATATTAATCTTGAAAGTTGAATATgtatgtaaaaattaaaataattttttccatgATGTAAtacttatttagttatatttcatcaatgatttcatttttatttgaattgtccattaatataaataatataaaatatttgcttGCAATTTACGTTATTTAGAAATttgaggtaaaaaataattttatattatttggggTAAAAGAATTGTATTGTCTCactaatatctatatctatctatctctctatatatatatatataaagatttaagttataaaataagaaaatataaatggaataaaaataacaatattactaatatatataagtCGCTTGGGAAGCAATCGGAGATTGTCCTCCCATCTTGTCGATCAAAcccactttttatatatttatattaattattttcttacattttaatttatttattttatttttgttaatatatATAAGTGGCTTAGGAAGCAACTGGAGGTTGTCCTCTCAGCTTGTCGATCAAAcccactttttatatatttatactaattattttcttccattttaatttatttattttattttatcatctttatgtatttaaaaattacataaaagttgttatgaattacaataattaatgGTTTAAGATATTTGAAGgacataaaaaaaagttttttgacTTTCGATGTTCTATCAactacataaattgagacaaaagaagtaacatatattatttaaaaataaattaaaaatacatatatcataataattaacaacttaaaatattatcgacatataaaaaaattgtttgatTCTCCATATACTATCACAATCACATAAATTGTGATAGAAATAAcacattatttaaaatagtagaaagtaCTATAATCGCAACAATTAACAACTCAAAATATATAAACTATATATAGAAAATTcagttgactctctaaatttcatcagtgccacataaattgagacagagatAGTAGCATatattatctgaaaattatgtaaaattaatataaattgcaataattaacaacttaaaatatttaaagaccATACAAACACctacaaattatataaaaaatttgattggcTCTCTAAATTTCATCAGTGGCACATAAATTCAAACAATGTAAGTAACATTTATTGTCTAAAACTTAAATAAAAAgtagagaaaagacatcattcccctccccccccccccccccccccctgtcCGTTCAATTTACTTtatcacttaaacttaactttcgtttatttacccctctttaatatctttaaagtgtattaatttcaccctTCGAGCTGGCgtggaattttaaaaaaaaaacgtgaatattatttatttttgagaaaatggccaaaagcccccccaacctttaccccaaattccaactacacacctatactttgtgggggtcctatgacccccctgaactattttaaagtggaatatttacaCCCCCGAAAACTGACACGGGAAGAGAGTgtatttcactctctttaaagagagttagaacgaaattatttattaaaaaaattattttaaatattttttatataaataattttaattattactttttcttattcatttttctcttgtcttcttctctttctcaaaacaaaaaattctagAACTCATTAATGGAGTTTCCTCATCTCCAATTTCATTTTCTCATCTTTCTTGAACTCATTAATGGCGAGGACTCATTAATggtattttttgataatttgaaaaagaTTATTACCAAAAACAAGAAACACTTGAACTAAGGAGGCAAGAAGATTTAACAAAGTTTAGATTCTTATTCATTTTCGTATGTGAAGTCTTGGCGAAGCTTCATAACTCATTTATCCAATTTCctctctttttgctcaagatccACCAGTAATGGCGAGCTCAAAGCTTTGAACTCCAACTCAACATATATAATTTTCACAATGCTCAAAGCTTTTAACTCACAAtgccatatataattttcaacataacccacaatgccatatataatttaatacaaaattaaattttaaaaattaactaaaaaaattaaatgtggttgaaaaagaaaatggagcaaaatggGAAATggggaaaggaaaataaaataataaagttaaataattaatttttagagtaaaaaaataaaaataaaaatgacgtgGCAATGGCATGGCAGCGAGTGCAACTCACTGCCTGAAATAATGTCTGGGCATGAGCTTTTAGGGGtgtaaatattccactttaaaatagctCAGGGGGGTCATAGAACCGCtgcaaagtataggtgtgtagttgggatttggagTAAAGGTTGGGGAAATTTTGgccattttatatatatatagagagagagagagagagagagaaaaatccaTCTTCTTctacccacccacccacccccccACCCCCGCCATAACTTTTCCTCCCCAAACCCGTCACCATCATCCCCCATCTTTCTTCAACCACCAAATTTACCACCACCAGCCCCCCTCCTCCCTAACCCTCATCCCCATCCCACCTCCATCCTAATTTCTCCTCCCCAAATTGGCCAACTCCCCACTCCTCCTTCAACTATATTTCATCAccaccaccccccccccccccccaaatccCCAATTTCTTCTCCTTCAATTACCAAATCCTTCACTTCCACCTTCAATTTCTCCTCCTCCAACTCCGTAACttagatcattaaaaaaaaatgaaactggattttcaaaattaaaagttatctttgtggatttaaaaattcaaagtaaaattaaaattgaagaaaagttatTAGCGGCGGTGTTAATAGTAGCGGTGGTGTTAATAGTGGCAATGGTGTTAATTTTGTTCGTATATTCTTTTATTGGTTTGTTTTAATCATTTTCCGGTGAGTTTCGCCGAAATACGTCGGAATGAAGAGTTTTGAATTGGGACGTGGTGATGCTACTGCGTTGTTGTTTCTTGTTAGTTTGTTATCTGCTGCTTATGCTTATGCTGTGTTGGCTTTTTTGGTTACTTATACTTGGGTACATGGGATTATTTTCTTGCAAGTGTTGGATAATGTGTTAGGAAATTATAGTCGATTTTTTGGACAGCTTGAGAGGGTTCGAATTTGGGGTTGAGAAGGCTTTCAGGATTTGTTTTGATGAGGTGGGCAGCGAGGGATGAGTCTGAGGAGAAGAAATTGAAGATTTGATCAATAAAGATGGAGTTTTCTGACGAAAATTCGCCGAAAAATCTAAGCTCCATGGCTATTCTtttaatttaagaatatatatatatatatatatatatatatatactcacacaacactttttaaataatttgtgaCATGGCAGTGATGTGGCGCTGATGTGTGGGCGAGTGTGATACACACTCCAgtgtgagagtggtattatatcgttaggggtgaaattaatacactttaaagatgttaaaggaggtaaataaacaaaaattaagtttaagtgctaaagtaagttgagcggacaagttcaggaggtaaatgatgtcttttctctaaaaaaatattgtatatcattaaaaaataaaaatatttaaagatcgtataaaaaatttaattgacttttcaaaatttatttgtatcatataaatGGAGACCAAAAAGTAGGCAAGCACGGGACTCCTGTGTagtaatattaaaaagaaaataagattcTTTTTTAAGAATATAAAATAGAGTTGGGGATTGGAGTTGGTGTTCTCCAAAGAGAATCTCTATATTTAGTGTAAAAATAGAATGTGATTGGAGATGAATAACAGTTACCTCATTTTTCCCGACCGAATTAGTGAACAAATTAGGAAAGTTTCCCCGACCAATCACCCTTTGAAACTCGTTAATTACATCCACACAAGCTCGGACAAGTTATCCCGTGATCCGATCAAGTCGAAGCGGATCGATAAGCAGAACCAAAGAACCAAAGACCTAAGGTGGAAAACAGGAATGTGGTCAACCATACCGAGATAAAGAGCAAGGGCAGGACCCTCAGGATTCCTGATGAAGTCAATTAGAGAGGGAGTTCTCTCATGGACTGAAGACTCTACTCTTTCTATACTCTCTTTGTCTGCTCCTCACGGTCCCCGTTGCGGCCTTAGATTCATTGGTGATTCCGCGACACATCTACGGTATAGATGCCTTGCCAGCAGAAAGAAATTCAGAGTCCCTATCGCCCGTCCAATGCAACCTCTCGAGATAAGCATGCACTCAACCAAGTCAACTAGCAAAATGAGCTAAGAAACCATCATGCAACACCATTTTCACTACTACTTGATGAGATCAGTGACTCATATTTCAGCACAGTTTATAATATTGTCacttcttggaagaggatatatCAAACCAAACCTCTGAAAGCATACATGACAATaactaaaaagaggaaaaacaactTGCATCATGGATTACTGAATACAAAAATCAACTTTGAAATGTTCCACAGACGGCATCAAATACCCCACATCACAGGATACTAAAACACACACTACTTAATAGGAAATATACTTCATATGACATTCATCCATGATCAAATTCATAACTCATCTGCAATAATCATACGAAGGAATTCTCCAGGAATTCACCATCTATGCTTTCTGAACAAACATGAACACCAGAACAAGGTGAGGAATCAGTCCTTTCTAAGATCCATTTCCTCCCTACGAATACCACTGCCATTTAATATCACTATCTCTAGCTTGTCACCCTGTAACAACACACAAGCAACACatccaaaaaaaaatgaatgaaatgaaCAGTTTTGTAATCATCTGCAACAAGATCTCAGGGAAACCATCTAACCAATAGAAACAAGCATAGTACATAATTAACTCACAGTGTATATATCCCTTTCAGTTGCTGAAGCAAAGCATGTTTTCACCAAATCAATGGCTTCTGATTCAGAAAGTGGTGTAACAGCATCCTGCTCGGTCATTGAATTTTTATTAAACatagaatatttttcttttcaccaTCATTTGTCGATGAAATAGATACATGCAGTAGAGAACCCCAGATCAGGAACTAGATAATGAGTAGAAGGTGAAAAACTCTGTTCACTTGTTTAATCTGACTAGAGAATAGAGAAATAAAACTGGAGAGGAACATAATTTTTATtcggaaaaggctcaaaaatacccctgaactatccgAAATAGCTCAAACATGTCCTTCGTTAgattttttgctcaaaaatacccctccgttaaatatttggctcaaaaatacccctccctcttaacggaattcggaaaaggatcaaaaatgcccctgaactatctgaaatgggtcaaaaatacccctcttttaaatatttggctcaaaaatacccctcccttaacgaaattaaattacttcgattatttcgttaatttatataaagttcatcatttaatttatatttagttaatttatatttcgttaatttctttaaagattcaaaagatgtaaagtgaaaatacctttttagaataaatgtgtgtttattttccaaatcaaattcaaccaatttatattataattcaaatactttttttcattatcttattttaaaattaaaaaaatacttttatgtaaaaaaattaaaatattaggattaaaaagttaaagttagggtttaattcaatcgaaataatttaatttcgttaaggggaggcgtattttttagccaaatacagaggggtatttaacgaaattaaattatttcgattatttcgttaatttatataaagttcatcatttaaNNNNNNNNNNNNNNNNNNNNNNNNNNNNNNNNNNNNNNNNNNNNNNNNNNNNNNNNNNNNNNNNNNNNNNNNNNNNNNNNNNNNNNNNNNNNNNNNNNNNttatttttcaaatcaaattcaaccaatttatattataattcaaatactttttttcattatcttattttaaaattaaaaaaatacttttatgtaaaaaaattaaaatattaggattaaaaagttaaagttagggtttaattcaatcgaaataatttaatttcgttaaggggaggcgtattttttagccaaatacagaggggtatttaacgaaattaaattatttcgattatttcgttaatttatataaagttcatcatttaattttcatttcgttaatttctttaagtgaaaatttatatttcattaatttcgttaatttatatttcgtgaatttctttaaagattaaaaagatgtaaagtgaaaatacctttttagaataaatgtatgtttatttttcaaatcaaattcaaccaatttatattataattcaattactttttttcattatcttatttttaaaattaaaaaaaaaatttatgtaaaaaaattaaagtattagggttaaaaagttaaagttacggtttaattcaatcgaaataatttaatttcattaagggaaagagtatttttgagtcaaatatttaacaaaggggtatttttgactcatttcagatagttcagggtatttttgatccttttccgaattccgttagagggaggggtattttttatccaaatatttaacggaggggtatttttgagccaaaaatctaacgaggggcatttttgagctatttcagatagttcagcgGTATTTTTAAGCcttttctgatttttattttattttgctttttatTAACCGAGAAATCTGTCTAGGGCCAACCAGTCTTTGAAACTTGGGGATAATGGGTCCGCTCCGCTACCCTTTTTCACTTAAATACCAGGCGTAGTTCGCATCGCGCAGGCGTCAAAACAGTCGCCTAAGTCTCAAGTCCTCCAACCTTTGCCAATTAAATTAAGTGCCGGAGGCAGAggaacataatttttgttttggATCAACTGTTCTTTTCTCTCTCCCTTAAGGGAAgagaactttaaaaaaaaaaaaaaatttgaattattaaGCAATTATCCCATTTTCTTGGACTCCAAACAAGGTAGACAAAAACAATTTCTACttatctttgttttatttttcacttccctaccccacacacacacacacacacttccTATAGTCGTGGTGTTCGAACTAGCTTGCtcacacctcgactaattccaagAGATACCTACTACCACCCATTAGCGGTATATAGATAGGAAAACAATCACCTAGTGTTTTGCCTCCTCAGGGATTTGAACGTAAGACCTCATGGTTCTTGACAACTTCAATGACCACTAGCCACGCCCCTGGGCACCAAGATCATGTTTGCTTTAAGAATAAACATTCTAATTAATAACTTGGTGTGCACAAGCTGGCCTGAACATCATCGTTGTCAAAAAAAAAGTATCTAAAGCATGTTATTAAGTTTGTCCATTCCAAATTGTCAACAAACTCTTGTGAGCTTCAGTGACATTTTCCCCCAAAAGACAAACCCAACACTAATTTGCCCAAACCTAACCAAAACCAACTCCATATCCAAGTCAAAACACACTCAATAAAGTTGCTCTTCAAACCAGgaaaaaaaactaatttaatCCAAAGCCAGCAAAGGATGTGCATGTAAAAGAATAATTGACAAATACAGTTGAACAAACCTTGGCAGGCAACAAGAGAGGGCTGGGAGACTTTAGCTGGTTGTCCAGGAAAGGCATGATAAGGGTTGCACCAGAACCTTGAGAACTGTATCCAACCCTCTCATAGGATCCAACAGCATCATACGTGAAAACACAACCCTTCCCTACAacatttttatgcaaataagctTTTGTTATCAGCCAAGAATCATAATAAGAACCTTGAGACATCATTTACACCTCATAATAAGTTACCTTCACTGTCAAGCCCACCTAAAACGTTGAAGGAGTAGTAAGGGAAGAACCGCTTGTAGTAAAGAGTGTTTGAAAGTAGCTGACCCATGGCTGGGCAGCTCATCTGTTTGTTGTGCTGATGCTGATAGATCTATTTTCAAAGAACAAACAGCAGAAATTAATTCCAGTATCATTAGTTTTAAAATCCTAAACTCTAAATAACAGATATAACAACAATagcatacccagtgtattcccacaaagtggagtctagggagggtaaagtgtactcagtgcataccactaccttagaagtagagatgttgtttccaatagacccctcGCTCAGGAAAACTCTAAATAACAGATAATTTCAATAACTTATGTCacattcatttcaaatttaagcccCATACAATCAAAGTACATAATACTCCTCTTTTGCAAGTTAGAATACCTACTCCTAATTGCATAAACATCAAGAGCAGCAGAAAATCTGTAGCATAGTGTTAATTGCAGAGCACGTAGGTTACAGTTTATTTTTAGGGAAGGAACTGTTAAGAGGAGTGAAAACAGATGCTCCTCAACTTTCTTCGTTTGCAATGCACgttatgatttttctttcaaGCAAATTGATTTgtagaaataaaatcaaagaaaaataatcaatttaCAATGCAGCAATAAGTTGAATTAGATAAGTCTTCAGAAGTAGCCATTTGTTGTTACGTGATTTACAAGAAAAAGAGTCACTAGGAAACAATGTATTAGGAGATTCAGCAGACTACAAGGCaagtatttctttttattttctggaTAACCAAAAccattatataattatatattgaaatgTTAAATGTGTCAAAAGTAACTACCAATATTGTCATTGCAAAATATCTTAGATGAACATGTGATTTAGTGTTAATTGTTTTCACAATTGACACTACATGCTTTTTAATTCTATCATTTGTTTTCATATGAATGTACGAAAAGATAcatcttatttcatttattctcTTGCTTAATtg comes from Capsicum annuum cultivar UCD-10X-F1 chromosome 2, UCD10Xv1.1, whole genome shotgun sequence and encodes:
- the LOC107858538 gene encoding proteasome subunit beta type-1; translation: MTKQQANWSPYDNNGGTCVAVAGADYCVIAADTRMSTGYNILTRDYSKIIKLADRCVMASSGFQADVRALQKVLASRHLIYQHQHNKQMSCPAMGQLLSNTLYYKRFFPYYSFNVLGGLDSEGKGCVFTYDAVGSYERVGYSSQGSGATLIMPFLDNQLKSPSPLLLPAKDAVTPLSESEAIDLVKTCFASATERDIYTGDKLEIVILNGSGIRREEMDLRKD